A single window of Rubripirellula lacrimiformis DNA harbors:
- a CDS encoding cytochrome c oxidase subunit I produces the protein MSSGSLPKGSVIRDPGYPTASENYLTNSKGALSWIFTLDHKRIGVMYLIGVTVSFAFAGLLALLIRLHLFLPEGMIFKGAEANNYYNQVFTLHGAVMVFLFIIPSIPAALGNFLVPVMLGAKDVAFPRLNLTSFYLWCIGAIFFIAALFSTGLDTGWTFYTPYSTTTDTSVIAATMGAFILGFSSIFTGLNFIVTINTMRPPGMTWFRMPLFLWATYSTSIIQVLATPVLGITLLLLIAERTMHIGIFDPEFNGDPVTYQHFFWFYSHPAVYIMILPAFGVISDLISVHSHKRIFGYRFIAYSSIAIALLGFLVWGHHMFTAGMSPLTTIIFSALTFTVSVPSAIKVFNWIATMYKGSISLTTPMCFAIAFIFLFTIGGLTGLHLGTLATDQHLHDTYFVVAHFHYVMVGGTLIAFLGGVFHWWPKLFGKMYSEWGGRLAAVIIFIGFNLTFLPQFVLGSRGMPRRYATYDPEFAFLHQMSTYGALTLGIGLVIALVVLLASLVRGKRAPANPWGGATLEWHCTSPPPFYNFERAPVVGDPYDFSNVEWDQENERYVSTEPERKLAPEESPKSVPAHADGGH, from the coding sequence ATGTCATCCGGTTCACTTCCGAAAGGATCCGTCATTCGCGATCCGGGGTATCCGACCGCGAGCGAGAACTATCTCACCAATTCAAAGGGTGCGCTCAGCTGGATCTTCACCTTGGATCACAAGCGGATCGGTGTGATGTACCTGATCGGCGTGACCGTATCCTTCGCGTTTGCGGGGCTGCTGGCACTGCTGATTCGGTTGCACCTGTTTCTTCCCGAAGGGATGATCTTCAAGGGTGCCGAAGCGAATAACTATTACAACCAGGTGTTCACGCTGCACGGTGCAGTGATGGTGTTCTTGTTCATCATCCCAAGCATTCCGGCGGCCCTGGGGAACTTCCTTGTCCCGGTGATGTTGGGGGCGAAAGATGTGGCGTTCCCCCGGCTGAACCTGACCAGTTTTTACCTCTGGTGCATCGGTGCGATTTTCTTCATCGCGGCACTTTTCAGCACTGGGCTGGACACCGGATGGACGTTCTACACGCCTTACAGCACGACCACGGACACCTCGGTGATCGCGGCCACGATGGGAGCCTTCATTCTGGGCTTCAGTTCGATCTTTACCGGTTTGAACTTCATCGTGACGATCAACACCATGCGTCCACCGGGGATGACGTGGTTCCGCATGCCGCTGTTCCTGTGGGCGACCTATTCGACCAGCATCATTCAGGTTTTGGCGACGCCCGTGTTGGGCATCACGCTGCTGCTGTTGATCGCTGAACGCACCATGCATATTGGGATCTTCGATCCAGAATTCAACGGCGACCCGGTGACCTACCAGCACTTTTTCTGGTTCTACAGTCACCCGGCCGTGTACATCATGATTCTGCCGGCCTTCGGCGTGATCAGCGATTTGATCAGCGTTCACAGCCACAAGCGAATCTTCGGTTATCGCTTCATCGCGTATTCGTCGATCGCGATCGCCCTGTTGGGTTTCTTGGTTTGGGGACACCACATGTTCACCGCCGGAATGAGCCCGCTGACGACGATCATCTTCAGTGCTTTGACGTTTACCGTTTCGGTTCCATCGGCCATCAAGGTGTTCAACTGGATCGCGACGATGTACAAGGGATCGATCAGCCTGACGACTCCGATGTGCTTCGCCATCGCGTTCATCTTCTTGTTCACAATTGGTGGTTTGACAGGATTGCACCTGGGAACCTTGGCGACGGACCAACACCTTCACGACACGTACTTTGTCGTCGCTCACTTTCACTACGTGATGGTCGGCGGAACGCTGATCGCGTTCTTGGGCGGTGTCTTCCACTGGTGGCCGAAATTGTTCGGCAAGATGTACAGCGAATGGGGCGGCCGCCTGGCTGCCGTGATCATCTTCATCGGTTTCAACCTGACGTTCTTGCCGCAGTTTGTCCTGGGCAGCCGCGGAATGCCTCGCCGTTACGCAACCTACGACCCGGAATTCGCATTCCTGCATCAAATGAGCACCTACGGTGCACTGACGCTGGGAATTGGATTGGTGATCGCATTGGTCGTACTGTTGGCATCGTTGGTACGAGGCAAACGAGCACCGGCCAACCCTTGGGGCGGTGCAACCCTGGAATGGCACTGCACCAGTCCCCCGCCGTTCTATAACTTTGAACGTGCACCGGTTGTGGGCGATCCCTACGACTTCAGCAACGTGGAATGGGACCAGGAAAACGAGCGATACGTTTCAACCGAGCCGGAGCGAAAGCTGGCTCCCGAAGAGTCGCCCAAATCGGTTCCCGCCCATGCCGATGGCGGCCACTGA
- a CDS encoding SCO family protein has translation MAGSGDARTTIAVVALGLISLLAGGPSLVLAQGLQSGQDVTLNDGVPREVENVTVDQNLGAQIPLDLPLTDSMGRKVKTGYYIDGNKPTIVSLNYSNCPMLCNVQLNQLAKSLADLDLQIGKDFQMLSVSIDPKESTATARKTKTKYTEQLIPSQPGVEEGWEFCTAQQPIITKLADVLGFRYTRDAKSGEYYHPAMLAFVSPKGVITRYSLAVAFEPEDLRKALVEAGEGTVGTKVDQLILWCFSYDPDSNSYVPQAWRIMRLGGAATIGLMLVCLAPYWIGRKGNVNVQSASAVEVDNGPPEQPRE, from the coding sequence ATGGCGGGTTCGGGTGACGCTCGCACCACCATCGCGGTCGTCGCCCTTGGTTTGATCTCGCTATTGGCTGGTGGGCCATCGCTGGTCCTGGCCCAAGGATTGCAAAGTGGGCAAGACGTCACGCTGAACGATGGTGTGCCACGCGAAGTTGAAAACGTCACGGTTGACCAGAACCTGGGAGCCCAGATTCCACTGGACTTGCCGCTGACCGATTCGATGGGCCGTAAGGTCAAAACCGGCTACTACATCGACGGCAACAAACCCACCATTGTTTCGTTGAACTACAGCAACTGTCCGATGCTTTGCAACGTGCAGTTGAACCAGTTGGCAAAGTCGCTGGCGGATCTGGATCTGCAGATTGGCAAAGACTTTCAAATGCTTAGCGTTAGCATCGACCCGAAAGAGTCGACTGCGACCGCGCGAAAAACAAAAACGAAGTACACCGAACAACTGATCCCCAGCCAGCCTGGTGTGGAAGAGGGATGGGAGTTCTGTACCGCTCAACAACCGATCATTACCAAGTTGGCTGACGTGCTGGGTTTTCGGTACACCCGCGACGCAAAGTCGGGGGAGTATTACCACCCAGCCATGTTGGCGTTTGTGTCGCCCAAGGGAGTCATCACGCGTTATTCCCTGGCCGTCGCTTTCGAACCCGAAGATTTACGGAAAGCCCTGGTGGAAGCCGGTGAGGGCACCGTCGGTACCAAAGTCGATCAACTGATCCTGTGGTGCTTTAGTTACGATCCCGACAGCAACAGTTACGTTCCGCAGGCATGGCGAATCATGCGACTCGGCGGAGCTGCAACGATCGGGTTGATGTTGGTGTGTTTGGCCCCCTATTGGATCGGTCGCAAAGGGAACGTGAACGTTCAATCTGCGTCCGCGGTCGAAGTCGACAACGGCCCGCCCGAACAACCTCGCGAGTGA
- a CDS encoding quinol:electron acceptor oxidoreductase subunit ActD, with protein sequence MSETNDKKVHGIAAEYTSVDTLMDACRRVRDAGYTKTDAFAPFAVHGIDKALGIKPTKLPWIVLVCGLTGTATGLLMQIWMNGIDYPYIISGKPFISLPAFIPVAFELTILFASFGAFFGMWALNGLPKFSNPVFTDPRFDRVTDDRFVLFIDSTDSRYDRAGVEKLLGDTGSEYITTVLEDDSPSKVPKFIFTTWIVVMALSIIPLLVVLKMRVTNSPLPRFHVFYDMDFSPSKDAQQSTTLFGDARAMRPDVPGTVARGQMDLNYQTGIDVEALAKIDSPRAAMLVRALDDAEAKEEAEAAAPAAATASVMETTPWLTDNPREISMETLQKGQEQFGIYCSVCHGMNGAGNGLVNRRAQKILAATWVPPSSLHQDSLYADKYPDGKLFNTISNGIRKMPGYAGQITTENRWAIVAYVRALQKSQNASIDLVPVAKRAAIEKRKAAVDKKLAEQAAAEKKAAEESAAKAAAEKKSST encoded by the coding sequence ATGTCTGAAACCAACGATAAAAAAGTTCACGGAATCGCTGCCGAGTACACCTCGGTCGATACCCTGATGGATGCTTGTCGTCGCGTTCGCGATGCCGGTTACACCAAGACGGATGCGTTTGCACCCTTCGCGGTTCACGGGATCGATAAGGCGCTGGGGATCAAGCCAACGAAATTGCCGTGGATCGTGCTGGTGTGCGGTCTGACCGGCACCGCCACCGGTCTGCTGATGCAGATCTGGATGAACGGCATTGATTATCCGTACATTATCTCGGGCAAGCCCTTCATCTCGTTGCCGGCCTTCATTCCGGTTGCGTTTGAATTGACCATTTTGTTCGCATCGTTTGGTGCGTTCTTTGGAATGTGGGCTCTGAACGGGCTGCCGAAATTCAGCAACCCGGTCTTCACCGATCCGCGATTCGATCGCGTGACCGACGACCGGTTTGTGCTGTTCATCGATTCGACCGACTCGCGATACGATCGTGCAGGTGTCGAAAAGTTGCTCGGGGACACCGGAAGTGAATACATCACGACCGTGCTCGAGGATGACTCGCCCAGCAAAGTGCCCAAGTTCATCTTCACGACTTGGATCGTGGTGATGGCGTTGTCGATCATCCCACTGTTGGTCGTTTTGAAGATGCGAGTGACGAACAGTCCCTTGCCGCGTTTTCACGTTTTTTACGACATGGATTTTTCGCCCTCGAAAGACGCTCAGCAAAGTACCACTTTGTTCGGCGATGCACGGGCGATGCGTCCGGATGTTCCAGGTACCGTGGCCCGTGGCCAAATGGACCTGAACTACCAGACCGGTATCGACGTCGAAGCGCTGGCTAAGATCGATAGCCCTCGCGCCGCGATGTTGGTCCGAGCACTGGATGATGCGGAAGCCAAGGAAGAGGCCGAAGCGGCGGCGCCTGCCGCCGCTACCGCCAGCGTCATGGAAACCACGCCTTGGTTGACGGACAACCCACGCGAAATTTCGATGGAAACGTTGCAGAAGGGCCAGGAACAGTTCGGCATCTACTGCTCGGTTTGCCACGGGATGAACGGTGCCGGAAACGGGCTGGTCAACCGACGTGCACAGAAGATTTTGGCCGCCACTTGGGTGCCGCCATCCTCGTTGCACCAGGACAGCCTGTACGCCGACAAGTATCCCGACGGAAAACTGTTCAACACGATCAGCAACGGGATTCGCAAAATGCCTGGCTACGCTGGTCAGATCACGACCGAAAACCGTTGGGCAATCGTTGCTTATGTGCGGGCCTTGCAGAAGAGCCAGAACGCATCCATCGACTTGGTGCCTGTCGCCAAGCGTGCAGCGATCGAAAAGCGAAAAGCAGCGGTCGACAAGAAGCTAGCGGAACAAGCGGCGGCTGAGAAAAAGGCTGCCGAAGAATCAGCCGCGAAAGCCGCTGCCGAAAAGAAATCGTCGACCTAA
- a CDS encoding cytochrome c oxidase subunit II, translated as MMLMNLPKAFSLLGDYSEPYAWFPESASSFSEINDSLYYWITITCMVFFVPIVIALFYFAVKYNKPKGTKAESNVAHNTVLEVTWSIVPSFFLVGMFIFGAKAFLEMRDVPDGANEINVQAFKWGWTIDYGSGVFHPELHILKDEPVKLSMRSTDVIHSLYIPAFRAKKDIVPGRYNYMWFKPTVASEKVSDEELAAAIKQTKDLGESWNFDEHQFTPDGYRFYDLYCAEYCGTNHSEMQTVVVVHETLEDLNAWIKQYSKRDASVPPAEYGEKLYKNRGCAGCHSIDGTKRVGPSFAELYGRPEEMITGDKINADENYIRESILYPKAQVVAGYQPVMPSYKGQLSDDDIYSLIEYMKTLAKDGGAAK; from the coding sequence ATGATGTTGATGAACCTTCCCAAAGCCTTTTCGTTGCTCGGCGACTACAGCGAACCGTATGCATGGTTTCCCGAATCAGCATCTTCGTTCTCGGAAATCAACGATTCGCTTTACTATTGGATCACGATCACCTGCATGGTGTTCTTTGTCCCGATCGTGATCGCGTTGTTCTACTTCGCCGTGAAGTACAACAAGCCCAAGGGAACCAAGGCCGAAAGCAACGTTGCTCACAACACGGTCTTGGAAGTCACCTGGTCGATCGTGCCGTCGTTCTTCTTGGTCGGGATGTTCATCTTTGGCGCCAAAGCGTTCTTGGAAATGCGAGACGTGCCTGATGGGGCCAACGAAATCAACGTCCAAGCTTTCAAGTGGGGCTGGACCATCGACTACGGCTCGGGTGTGTTCCACCCTGAATTGCACATTCTTAAAGACGAACCGGTCAAACTGTCGATGCGTTCGACCGATGTCATCCACAGCCTTTACATCCCCGCGTTCCGTGCCAAAAAGGACATCGTTCCTGGTCGGTACAACTACATGTGGTTCAAACCCACCGTCGCAAGCGAAAAAGTTAGCGACGAAGAACTGGCTGCGGCCATCAAGCAGACCAAGGACCTCGGGGAAAGCTGGAACTTTGACGAGCACCAGTTCACGCCCGATGGTTACCGCTTTTATGACCTGTACTGTGCCGAGTACTGCGGTACGAACCACTCGGAAATGCAAACGGTCGTCGTCGTTCACGAAACGCTGGAGGATCTGAATGCTTGGATCAAACAGTACAGCAAGCGGGACGCCAGCGTGCCGCCTGCCGAATACGGCGAAAAACTCTACAAGAACCGCGGTTGCGCGGGCTGTCACAGCATTGATGGGACCAAGCGAGTTGGACCATCCTTTGCCGAGCTATACGGTCGGCCGGAAGAAATGATCACCGGCGACAAGATCAACGCGGACGAAAACTACATCCGCGAATCGATCCTGTACCCCAAGGCTCAGGTCGTTGCCGGGTACCAGCCCGTCATGCCTAGCTACAAAGGACAACTCAGCGACGACGACATCTATTCGCTGATCGAATACATGAAGACGCTCGCCAAAGACGGTGGCGCGGCGAAGTAA